In one Streptomyces sp. NBC_01288 genomic region, the following are encoded:
- a CDS encoding class I SAM-dependent methyltransferase, protein MIQEPDAFEPEATRRDADVTESSRANRGWWDRNADDYQVEHGTFLGDDRFVWGPEGLDEVEAELLGPPEELKGKDVLEIGAGAAQCSRWLTAQGARPVALDLSHRQLQHALRIGGSFPLVCADAGALPFADNSFDLACSAYGALPFVADPVLVLREVRRVLRPGGRFVFSTTHPIRWAFPDEPGPEGLTVSASYFDRTPYVEQADNGSAVYVEHHRTIGDRVRDIVAADLRLVDLVEPEWPSWNTAEWGGWSPLRGNLIPGTTIFVCERDRENS, encoded by the coding sequence ATCATCCAAGAGCCCGATGCGTTCGAGCCGGAAGCCACCCGACGTGACGCGGACGTCACCGAGAGTTCCCGGGCCAACCGGGGCTGGTGGGACCGGAACGCGGACGACTACCAGGTCGAACACGGCACGTTCCTCGGCGACGACCGCTTCGTGTGGGGCCCCGAGGGCCTCGACGAGGTGGAGGCCGAACTGCTCGGCCCGCCCGAGGAACTGAAGGGCAAGGACGTCCTGGAGATCGGCGCCGGCGCGGCCCAGTGCTCGCGCTGGCTGACCGCCCAGGGAGCCCGCCCGGTCGCCCTGGACCTCTCCCACCGCCAGCTCCAGCACGCGCTGCGGATCGGCGGATCGTTCCCTCTGGTGTGCGCCGACGCGGGCGCGCTGCCCTTCGCGGACAACTCCTTCGACCTGGCCTGCTCGGCGTACGGGGCGCTGCCGTTCGTCGCCGACCCGGTGCTGGTGCTGCGCGAGGTGCGCCGGGTGCTGCGGCCCGGCGGCCGGTTCGTCTTCTCGACCACGCACCCGATCCGCTGGGCCTTCCCCGACGAGCCGGGCCCCGAGGGCCTCACGGTCTCCGCCTCGTACTTCGACCGCACGCCGTACGTCGAGCAGGCCGACAACGGCAGCGCGGTCTACGTGGAGCACCACCGGACGATCGGTGACCGCGTCCGGGACATCGTGGCGGCGGACCTTCGCCTGGTGGACCTGGTCGAGCCGGAGTGGCCGTCCTGGAACACGGCCGAGTGGGGCGGCTGGTCGCCCCTGCGCGGCAACCTCATCCCCGGGACGACGATCTTCGTGTGCGAACGCGACCGCGAGAACAGCTGA